Proteins encoded by one window of Tunturibacter psychrotolerans:
- a CDS encoding DUF3467 domain-containing protein, with product MSQQNPNQPQDKQPQLKLTHAENYRDGYANSVQVRMSVWDFFLVFGTMTQDTPDELNVKNFQGVYLSPQQAKALWNVLGHNLAQYEQTFGSITLEQLPQTEGPIN from the coding sequence ATGAGCCAGCAGAACCCCAATCAGCCGCAAGACAAGCAGCCCCAGCTCAAGCTCACCCACGCCGAAAACTATCGCGACGGCTACGCCAACAGCGTTCAAGTCCGCATGAGCGTCTGGGACTTCTTCCTCGTCTTCGGCACCATGACGCAGGACACCCCCGACGAGTTGAACGTCAAAAACTTTCAGGGCGTCTATCTCAGCCCCCAACAGGCAAAGGCTCTCTGGAACGTGCTCGGCCACAATCTGGCACAGTACGAGCAGACCTTCGGCTCGATCACGCTCGAGCAGCTCCCCCAGACCGAAGGCCCCATCAACTAA